The Actinocorallia herbida DNA window GCCAGAGGTAGTCCTTCCAGCTCCAGACCACCGTGGTCAGGCCGATGGTGATCAGGGGGCCGCGGCTCATCGGCAGGACGATCCGCCAGAACATCTGCCACGGGCCGACGCCCTCGATGACCGCGGCCTCCTCGACCTCCTTGGGGATCGACAGGAAGAACTGGCGGAGGAAGAACACCGCGAACGGCGTCATCAGCAGGCTGGGGAGCACCATGCCCGGCAGGGAGTTCAGCAGGCCGAGCTGCTTGGCCAGGACGAAGTTCGGCAGCAGCGTGAAGATCGGCGGCACCATGAGGGCCGCGATGATGACGCCGAACATCAGATCCCGCCCGGGGAAGCGCAGCCGGGCGAAGGCGTAGCCGGCCATCGCGCAGCAGAAGGTCTGCACGATCGCGATCAGGCCGCTGTAGACGATCGAGTTCAGCGTGTACCGCAGGAAGTTGATCTCCGCGCCGGAGCCGCCCGCCTCCCGTACCTGCTCGAGGTCGACCAGGCCGAGCACGCGCTTGAAGTTGATCAGCGTGGGGTGCTGCGGCCACAGCGCGGTCGCGTCGCGGTACAGGTCGGCGGCCGGCGTGAGCGCGGTGCGGACCATCCAGTAGAACGGGAACAGGGTCAGCACGACGGCGACGAAGAGGACGGCCCAGGCCGCCCGCCGGCCGATCTTCAATCCGGAGAACATCGAGCGGCTCCTTTAGCCCAGGTCCGAGCGGGACGCGCGCAGCATCCGCATCTGCAAGGCCGTCAGCAGGCCGAGGATGACCACGAGGACCATCGCCACAGCCGCGGCGTAGCCCATGTGGAAGTAGGTGAACGCCTGTTGGTAGATGTAGTAGTAGATGACGCGGGTCTCGGGGATCGGCGCCTTGCCGCCGTAGACGACCGCGACGGTGTCGAAGATCTGGAACGAGCCGATCATCGAGACCACCAGCACCAGCGCGAGGATCGGCCGCAGCAGCGGCAGCGTGATCGACCGGAACTTGCGCAGCTCGCCCGCGCCGTCGATCGACGCGCTCTCGTACAGGTGCTCGGGGATCTGGAGCATCCCGGCGTAGAGCAGCAGCGAGGTGTACCCGGTGTAGGCCCAGCTGTTGACCAGCGCGACCAGCGGCATCGCCCACGCGGGCGAGTTGAAGGACAGCGTCGTGTCCAGGCCCGCCGACCCGAGCAGGTGGTTGACGAATCCGAGGTCGGGGTCCAGCAGCCACGCCCACAGCAGGCCGACCGTCACGTTCGGCACGAGCCAGGGCACCAGCAGCCCGGCCCGCAGCACGACCGACCGCGTCAGCCGGTGCATCAGCGTCGCCAGCCCGAGCGCCAGCACGGTCTGCGAGGCGATGTTGACCACGACGTAGTAGCCGGTCACCTTCAGCGCGTTCCAGAACTGCGCGTCGTCGATGAGGTGCTCGTAGTTGT harbors:
- a CDS encoding carbohydrate ABC transporter permease; the protein is MFSGLKIGRRAAWAVLFVAVVLTLFPFYWMVRTALTPAADLYRDATALWPQHPTLINFKRVLGLVDLEQVREAGGSGAEINFLRYTLNSIVYSGLIAIVQTFCCAMAGYAFARLRFPGRDLMFGVIIAALMVPPIFTLLPNFVLAKQLGLLNSLPGMVLPSLLMTPFAVFFLRQFFLSIPKEVEEAAVIEGVGPWQMFWRIVLPMSRGPLITIGLTTVVWSWKDYLWPLLVGKEESTRVLTVGLGVFLQQSPNTAPDWTGLMAGSVISIIPVLILLLFLGKRLVQSLNFSGSK
- a CDS encoding carbohydrate ABC transporter permease, with protein sequence MQVAGTRFGSGVKRRVGRVAEKGRARDDRRVGWLFLAPVILGFLVFYAYPTVRGVWYSLTDYSLLNDPSYVGADNYEHLIDDAQFWNALKVTGYYVVVNIASQTVLALGLATLMHRLTRSVVLRAGLLVPWLVPNVTVGLLWAWLLDPDLGFVNHLLGSAGLDTTLSFNSPAWAMPLVALVNSWAYTGYTSLLLYAGMLQIPEHLYESASIDGAGELRKFRSITLPLLRPILALVLVVSMIGSFQIFDTVAVVYGGKAPIPETRVIYYYIYQQAFTYFHMGYAAAVAMVLVVILGLLTALQMRMLRASRSDLG